The following are encoded in a window of Treponema rectale genomic DNA:
- a CDS encoding endonuclease/exonuclease/phosphatase family protein, translating into MKTYCTTIILLVSVFLFFSCSGMTDRKSFTVATWNVQTFFDGKNDGCEYSQFLKNDRWNKEVYVERLKRLAASVKKIDADIIVLEELENKKNLYDLYNFLAGEWDSSKVYRWACFAKEEHGAVGCGVLSRFPLYNMSVHSAAIQSENEGQPSLRPLICVDVKIKDSEVTLAVNHWKSMSGGEEVTEKWRNRQESILEAAVSRNLLCKKNVIALGDFNRDLENFCFYRNTGRVLLRRYENLMQSEEGTFVKTAWSHNGSLAEPGSYFYKEEWSCIDNIFYAGTLELQNFEPVCGEWCDKKTSVPKAFKLWNGSGYSDHLPLKAEFSIIDEL; encoded by the coding sequence ATGAAAACTTATTGCACTACTATAATCTTGCTGGTATCTGTATTTTTGTTTTTTTCATGCAGCGGTATGACGGATAGAAAATCATTCACTGTGGCAACGTGGAATGTTCAGACATTCTTTGACGGGAAAAATGATGGCTGTGAATATTCACAGTTTCTGAAAAACGACAGATGGAATAAGGAAGTTTATGTTGAGCGCTTAAAAAGACTGGCGGCTTCTGTAAAGAAAATTGATGCTGACATTATTGTGCTGGAAGAACTTGAAAATAAAAAAAATCTGTATGATTTATATAATTTTCTTGCAGGTGAATGGGATTCTTCTAAAGTGTACCGCTGGGCCTGTTTTGCAAAAGAAGAACACGGAGCTGTAGGCTGTGGAGTTCTGTCTCGTTTTCCTCTTTATAACATGAGTGTGCATTCAGCTGCCATTCAAAGTGAAAATGAAGGGCAGCCTTCTTTGCGTCCTCTTATATGCGTGGATGTAAAAATAAAAGATTCAGAAGTTACCCTTGCCGTAAATCACTGGAAAAGTATGAGTGGGGGAGAAGAGGTAACGGAAAAATGGAGAAACAGGCAGGAAAGTATTCTTGAAGCTGCAGTGAGCAGAAATCTTTTATGCAAAAAAAATGTAATCGCTTTAGGAGACTTTAACCGTGATTTAGAAAATTTTTGTTTTTACAGAAATACAGGCAGAGTTCTTTTGCGCCGATATGAAAATCTTATGCAGTCAGAAGAAGGAACTTTTGTAAAAACTGCGTGGAGTCATAATGGAAGTCTTGCAGAACCGGGAAGTTATTTTTATAAGGAAGAATGGAGTTGTATTGATAATATTTTTTATGCAGGTACTCTTGAACTTCAAAATTTTGAACCTGTCTGCGGTGAATGGTGTGATAAAAAAACTTCCGTCCCAAAAGCATTTAAACTATGGAACGGAAGCGGTTATTCAGATCATCTGCCTTTAAAGGCAGAGTTCAGTATTATTGACGAGCTTTAG
- a CDS encoding carboxypeptidase-like regulatory domain-containing protein — protein sequence MKENIISFFILSIFLLTGCSSDNNSSEVDETFTVSGKVVDSDGSGLANIRLTIGNQTVYSLASGEWSVSNLKGSVKITPMADGYTFTPASATASSTLTVTFVAEKTAINLSAEAENIVAWFENVQYSNGLLPSTESSSTISLYDNALAALVFTATGKYSKAESIFNFFNQRIGSELTTNGGFYQFRSTDGTTSGDRWLGDNAWLLIALNNYTAKVETTKYDKLKSTLEIWIRSLQDKDGGLWGGITASNSTIPKNTEGMIDAYCAVQGYDDFHKKLLSYLKENRYNSTDGLLVSWLGNYYEYALDNHSWGYCTFEDFPKTVLEKTTMYANTQRATVNGALITGFAPDIDKDIVWLEGTGQMVVAYQKAADSYKSTTYLAEMRKLLISSTLYPNSIGLPYASNLGTTYGSLQLWKGADTNICISSSAWYLFGLLNFDPMAVGYSRGTPDVDKFWKD from the coding sequence ATGAAAGAAAACATTATATCATTTTTTATACTGAGCATTTTCCTACTTACAGGATGTTCAAGTGACAACAATAGTTCGGAAGTAGACGAAACGTTTACTGTTTCAGGAAAAGTTGTTGATTCGGATGGCAGTGGACTTGCGAACATAAGACTAACAATTGGAAACCAGACGGTCTACAGTTTAGCATCGGGCGAGTGGAGCGTATCCAACTTGAAGGGCAGTGTGAAAATAACTCCTATGGCCGATGGCTACACCTTTACGCCAGCATCGGCAACAGCGTCATCGACACTGACTGTTACCTTTGTTGCTGAGAAAACAGCCATCAACCTGTCGGCTGAGGCCGAAAACATCGTGGCATGGTTTGAAAATGTGCAGTACTCCAACGGACTACTGCCAAGCACCGAGAGCAGCAGCACGATATCGCTCTACGACAACGCCCTAGCAGCACTTGTGTTCACTGCCACGGGCAAGTATTCCAAGGCTGAATCTATTTTCAATTTCTTTAATCAGCGCATAGGTAGTGAGCTCACAACCAATGGTGGTTTTTATCAGTTCCGCAGTACCGACGGTACCACTTCGGGCGACCGATGGCTTGGTGACAATGCCTGGCTGCTAATAGCACTGAACAACTACACGGCAAAGGTAGAGACTACAAAATATGACAAACTAAAGTCGACGCTGGAGATTTGGATTCGTTCACTGCAAGACAAAGATGGTGGACTTTGGGGAGGCATCACTGCAAGCAATAGTACTATCCCGAAAAATACCGAAGGTATGATTGATGCCTACTGTGCAGTGCAGGGATATGACGACTTTCACAAAAAACTCCTCTCATACCTTAAAGAAAACAGATACAACAGTACTGATGGCTTGTTGGTGTCATGGCTAGGAAATTATTATGAATATGCACTCGACAACCACAGTTGGGGATATTGCACATTTGAGGATTTCCCCAAAACAGTGCTCGAAAAAACAACAATGTATGCAAACACCCAAAGAGCCACAGTCAATGGCGCCTTGATAACAGGGTTTGCACCCGACATCGACAAAGACATTGTATGGCTTGAGGGCACAGGACAGATGGTGGTGGCTTACCAAAAAGCTGCCGACTCCTACAAGTCGACAACCTATTTGGCAGAAATGAGAAAGTTACTGATATCAAGCACGCTCTATCCTAATTCCATAGGATTGCCCTATGCATCAAATCTTGGCACTACCTATGGCAGCTTGCAACTTTGGAAGGGAGCAGACACAAATATTTGCATATCGTCGAGCGCATGGTATTTATTTGGCTTGTTGAATTTCGACCCAATGGCTGTTGGTTATAGCCGAGGCACACCTGATGTCGATAAATTTTGGAAAGACTGA
- a CDS encoding AAA family ATPase: MAKKRGRFSFDEMEIEPGAELVFKNDENIKCTVKDEHNVIYQGQTVSLSSLTVQVGKFSNNMPPLPYWKYNGRLLIDIFNEVNPVVENSVELDELHMDFLKRFPLEKLDSMDIDEYVIGLSNDNFSNLIEFKTRALGGIGGGTAAKHGIYAKKQKDCNVSGIMQDDKYAWYKKYGETAQEAFKNVRAIVSKVAHLANEGNFAEIDKIDFSRSVKLKIAFMYSNKNMMNIFQDKALNYLCRIHNIDQTLGFAEKSHALAETVDKANFWKSGLWREWEISEENTETENDNFASDSKVHYWLYSPGTQADKWDEFREKGVMGVSFEKIGNLSSYATRSDMVAQMQTVSGRTGNFKMDSLAAWQFVYEMKEGDVIFAKKGRNTLIGRGIVTSNYYFDDKESDYPHLREVKWTHNEEHEHPDGMATMKTLTDITKDIGYVESLNALFLGDEELTQEIEESDISYKAYTKDDFLTDVYMSEKDLNTIDHLLTSKKNIILQGAPGVGKTFAAKRLAYALMEKKDSSRVQMIQFHQSYSYEDFIMGYRPVENGFKLETGAFYDFCKKASEDEENKYYFIIDEINRGNLSKIFGELFMLIESDKRGQELRLLYKKEMFSVPKNVYIIGLMNTADRSLAMLDYALRRRFAFFNIKPGFDSEGFRDYQDELKFTKFDALIQKIKDLNQAIENDASLGKGFCIGHSYFCNLKPETISDEKLQEIVEYEMIPLLEEYWFDEPEKVKQWSNALLSVVR; this comes from the coding sequence ATGGCAAAAAAACGCGGACGATTTAGTTTCGATGAAATGGAAATAGAACCAGGTGCAGAACTGGTTTTTAAGAATGATGAAAATATTAAGTGTACTGTAAAAGATGAACATAACGTTATATATCAGGGACAGACGGTTTCTCTTTCAAGTCTAACAGTTCAGGTAGGTAAATTTTCGAATAATATGCCACCATTACCTTATTGGAAATATAATGGTCGCTTGTTAATTGATATCTTTAATGAAGTGAATCCAGTTGTAGAAAATTCTGTTGAATTAGATGAACTTCATATGGATTTCTTAAAAAGGTTTCCACTGGAAAAACTTGATTCGATGGATATTGATGAATATGTTATCGGTCTTTCTAACGATAATTTTTCAAACTTGATTGAGTTCAAGACTCGTGCCCTTGGTGGTATTGGCGGAGGAACTGCAGCTAAACATGGAATTTATGCTAAAAAGCAGAAAGATTGTAATGTTTCTGGAATTATGCAGGATGATAAATATGCTTGGTATAAGAAATATGGTGAAACTGCTCAGGAAGCTTTCAAAAATGTTAGAGCGATAGTCTCTAAAGTAGCTCATCTTGCAAACGAAGGAAACTTTGCAGAAATTGACAAGATTGATTTTAGTAGGTCAGTAAAACTGAAAATTGCATTCATGTATTCAAATAAGAATATGATGAACATATTCCAGGATAAGGCTTTAAATTACTTGTGTAGAATACATAATATTGATCAAACACTAGGATTTGCAGAGAAAAGTCATGCGTTGGCTGAAACAGTTGATAAGGCTAATTTCTGGAAGTCTGGTCTTTGGCGAGAATGGGAAATTTCCGAAGAAAATACAGAAACTGAAAACGATAATTTTGCTTCTGACAGTAAAGTTCATTACTGGCTTTATTCACCAGGTACACAGGCTGATAAATGGGATGAATTCCGAGAAAAAGGAGTTATGGGTGTTTCCTTTGAAAAAATAGGAAATCTTTCCTCTTATGCAACCAGATCTGATATGGTTGCTCAAATGCAAACTGTATCTGGCAGAACAGGAAACTTCAAAATGGATTCCCTGGCAGCTTGGCAGTTTGTATATGAAATGAAGGAAGGTGATGTTATTTTCGCAAAGAAGGGGCGAAATACTTTGATTGGTAGAGGTATCGTAACTTCAAATTATTATTTTGATGATAAAGAAAGTGACTATCCACATCTTCGAGAAGTTAAATGGACACATAATGAAGAACATGAACATCCTGATGGAATGGCAACAATGAAGACTCTTACAGATATTACAAAAGATATCGGTTATGTAGAATCATTAAATGCACTATTCCTTGGAGATGAAGAATTAACTCAGGAAATTGAAGAATCAGATATTTCTTATAAAGCATATACAAAAGATGATTTCTTAACTGATGTTTACATGTCCGAAAAAGATTTGAACACCATTGATCATCTTCTTACTTCAAAAAAGAATATTATTCTTCAGGGGGCTCCTGGAGTTGGAAAAACATTCGCTGCAAAACGTCTTGCTTATGCCCTTATGGAAAAGAAAGATTCATCAAGAGTTCAAATGATTCAATTCCATCAAAGTTATTCATATGAAGACTTCATTATGGGATATCGTCCTGTTGAAAATGGCTTTAAATTGGAAACAGGAGCTTTCTATGATTTTTGTAAAAAAGCATCTGAAGATGAAGAAAATAAATATTACTTCATAATTGATGAAATCAACCGTGGTAACTTAAGCAAGATATTCGGGGAACTTTTCATGCTTATTGAAAGTGATAAACGTGGACAGGAACTTAGACTCCTTTATAAAAAAGAAATGTTCAGTGTTCCAAAAAATGTTTATATTATTGGACTCATGAATACAGCTGACAGAAGCTTGGCGATGCTTGACTATGCCTTACGCCGTAGATTTGCATTTTTTAATATTAAGCCAGGTTTTGATTCAGAAGGCTTCCGAGACTATCAAGATGAATTGAAGTTTACAAAATTTGATGCACTTATTCAGAAAATTAAAGACTTGAATCAGGCAATCGAGAATGACGCTTCTCTGGGGAAAGGTTTCTGTATTGGTCATAGTTACTTCTGTAATTTAAAACCTGAAACAATTTCTGATGAGAAGCTCCAGGAAATAGTTGAATACGAAATGATTCCATTGTTGGAAGAATACTGGTTCGACGAACCTGAGAAAGTTAAGCAGTGGTCAAATGCTTTGTTGAGTGTAGTTCGATAA
- the mcrC gene encoding 5-methylcytosine-specific restriction endonuclease system specificity protein McrC, whose protein sequence is MIEHNIQIKNIYYMLSYAFKVLQEDGYKHLGSEEFKNTADLFAAILIQGVSVQLKRGLTKEYIEKSEELSFLRGKIDVSASLKKNSLIKKRLECIYDDYSVDTSLNQIIKSTLVLLMKSEIKTERKKNIRNLLMFLEEVSIIDLHTVNWNVKYSRNNQTYKMLIGICYFTVKGLLHSENGTDVKIMDFLDEQRMCRLYEKFILEYYRKEHPELKANSKEIDWQLDDGIDNMLPVMQSDIMLEKGTTVLIIDAKYYSHTTQVQFDKHSIHSANIYQIFTYVKNKEAELKDKNHKVSGMLLYARTDEDIQPDETYQMSGNQISVKTLDLNVPFDDIKNMLDEIVISNIAQL, encoded by the coding sequence ATGATTGAACATAATATTCAGATTAAAAACATATATTACATGCTCTCGTATGCCTTTAAGGTCTTGCAGGAAGATGGCTATAAACATCTTGGAAGTGAAGAATTTAAGAATACTGCAGATTTGTTCGCTGCAATTCTGATTCAGGGAGTAAGTGTGCAGCTTAAGCGAGGCCTTACTAAGGAGTATATAGAGAAATCTGAAGAATTGTCTTTCTTGCGTGGAAAAATAGATGTTTCTGCTTCTCTTAAGAAAAATAGTCTGATCAAGAAACGACTTGAATGTATTTATGATGATTATTCAGTAGATACATCATTGAATCAGATTATAAAAAGTACTCTTGTTCTTTTGATGAAATCTGAAATCAAAACTGAGCGTAAAAAAAATATCAGAAATCTCTTAATGTTTTTGGAAGAAGTTTCAATAATTGATTTACATACAGTTAATTGGAATGTAAAGTACAGCAGAAATAATCAGACTTACAAAATGTTGATAGGTATCTGTTATTTTACTGTTAAAGGTTTGCTTCATAGTGAAAATGGAACCGATGTAAAAATTATGGACTTCCTTGATGAACAGAGAATGTGTCGTCTTTATGAAAAATTTATTTTGGAATACTACAGAAAAGAGCATCCAGAATTAAAAGCAAATTCAAAAGAAATCGACTGGCAGCTAGACGATGGTATAGACAATATGCTCCCAGTTATGCAGTCTGATATTATGCTAGAGAAGGGAACTACAGTTCTTATTATCGATGCAAAATATTATAGTCATACAACTCAAGTTCAATTTGATAAACATTCGATTCATTCTGCAAATATCTATCAGATTTTTACATATGTAAAAAATAAAGAAGCTGAATTAAAAGATAAAAACCATAAAGTAAGCGGAATGCTTTTATATGCTCGTACAGATGAGGACATTCAGCCGGATGAAACATATCAAATGAGTGGTAATCAGATTTCTGTAAAGACACTGGATTTGAATGTTCCGTTTGATGATATTAAAAATATGCTAGATGAGATAGTAATATCAAATATTGCACAGCTATAA
- a CDS encoding radical SAM mobile pair protein B — protein MEQPEIKVNHIETKSVMTKSNTPIGGYSVNPYVGCPHACKYCYASFMKRFTGHTEEWGTFMDVKDWPEIKNPKKYAGQKVIIGTVTDGYNPLEETYKNTRRLLEELKDSGADILICTKSDLVLRDLDLLKEINENSRLTVSWSINTLNEEFKDDMDAAVSIERRLAAMKEVYAAGIRTICFISPVFPGITDIEAIIDRTKDQCDLVWLENLNLRGGFKADIMKYISDKHPDLVPLYDEIYNKKNRSYFEALEKKAEELAKKYDCRFVDNETPYERVEKGHPTIVDYFYHEEVRGTANSGKRNVIHNP, from the coding sequence ATGGAACAACCAGAAATCAAAGTAAATCATATAGAAACAAAAAGTGTAATGACAAAATCGAATACTCCTATTGGAGGATATTCGGTGAATCCCTATGTGGGGTGTCCCCATGCCTGTAAATACTGCTACGCATCATTTATGAAACGCTTTACAGGGCATACGGAAGAATGGGGAACCTTCATGGATGTGAAAGACTGGCCTGAAATAAAAAATCCAAAGAAGTATGCCGGCCAGAAGGTGATTATTGGAACAGTTACGGATGGTTATAATCCGCTAGAGGAAACATATAAAAATACAAGAAGACTTCTGGAGGAACTAAAGGACAGTGGTGCGGACATACTTATCTGCACAAAGTCAGACCTTGTACTAAGAGATCTGGATCTGCTAAAAGAGATTAATGAAAATAGCAGACTTACAGTATCATGGTCAATCAATACTCTCAATGAAGAGTTTAAAGATGATATGGATGCGGCAGTAAGCATAGAAAGAAGGCTTGCTGCAATGAAAGAGGTATATGCGGCAGGCATTCGTACAATTTGCTTCATTTCACCCGTGTTCCCAGGGATTACCGATATAGAAGCAATCATAGACAGGACAAAAGATCAGTGTGACCTTGTATGGCTTGAGAATCTGAATCTTCGCGGAGGTTTTAAGGCAGATATCATGAAATACATTTCCGATAAACATCCGGATCTGGTGCCACTGTATGACGAAATTTATAACAAAAAGAACCGCAGCTATTTTGAAGCGCTGGAAAAGAAAGCAGAAGAGCTGGCTAAAAAGTATGATTGCAGGTTTGTTGATAATGAAACTCCGTATGAGAGAGTAGAGAAAGGACATCCAACAATTGTAGATTACTTTTACCACGAAGAAGTAAGAGGAACTGCCAATAGTGGAAAGAGAAATGTAATACATAATCCTTGA
- the purF gene encoding amidophosphoribosyltransferase has protein sequence MNCGCNNNNYNPFDVLEDDKFHDECGVVGIYLNQKSAAKKSKEKKAGTKKQEAYSASGFNAATQAYFGLYALQHRGQDSAGIAVSNGEDITMHKAMGTVAEAFTKENLVNLTGYIACGHVRYATAGSTSLENAQPMLQKSKLGGIAVAHNGQLINYEQLREMLEEAGSTFASTSDTEVIVKLIAKSYKKGLERALTDTIQMIKGSFALVVMTEKALIGARDPNGIRPLCLGKTENGWILASESCAIDALNGTYIRDIQPGEIVIINEDGVLSFEFGEHTSKRTCIFEYVYFARPDSNIDGIPVTLAREKMGECLAKESGVPADVVIGVPDSGLGAAQGYAKAAGIPYASGIVKNKYIGRTFIAPTQQERENMVFVKLNAVRSVVDGKRVVVIDDSIVRGTTSRRLVQILRRAGAKEVHFRISSPPVKFPCYFGINTPTRNELISSQHNEEQICKEIGADSLAFISAEGMLEACRECNPEQYGFCKGCFTGEYPISVPGELNGKPCKN, from the coding sequence ATGAACTGTGGCTGCAATAATAACAATTATAACCCTTTTGATGTTCTTGAGGATGATAAATTCCATGATGAATGTGGAGTTGTAGGAATCTATCTGAACCAGAAATCAGCTGCCAAAAAAAGTAAAGAAAAAAAAGCAGGAACTAAAAAACAGGAAGCCTATTCTGCCAGCGGATTTAATGCAGCAACTCAGGCTTACTTCGGTCTGTACGCTCTCCAGCACAGAGGTCAGGACAGCGCCGGTATTGCCGTAAGTAACGGAGAAGACATTACCATGCACAAAGCTATGGGAACCGTTGCAGAAGCTTTTACAAAAGAAAACCTTGTTAATCTTACCGGATACATTGCCTGCGGTCATGTCCGCTATGCAACAGCAGGAAGCACATCTCTTGAAAATGCACAGCCTATGCTCCAGAAATCAAAACTGGGCGGTATTGCCGTAGCTCACAACGGTCAGCTCATAAACTATGAGCAGCTGAGGGAAATGCTCGAAGAAGCAGGCAGTACTTTTGCCTCAACCAGTGACACTGAAGTTATTGTAAAGCTCATCGCAAAATCCTACAAAAAAGGTCTGGAACGTGCCCTTACGGATACAATCCAGATGATAAAAGGTTCTTTTGCCCTTGTCGTAATGACAGAAAAAGCCCTTATCGGTGCAAGGGATCCTAACGGAATACGTCCTCTGTGTCTCGGAAAAACAGAAAACGGCTGGATTCTCGCAAGCGAAAGCTGTGCCATCGACGCCCTTAACGGAACTTACATCCGTGACATTCAGCCTGGAGAAATCGTAATCATAAACGAAGACGGGGTTCTTTCTTTTGAATTTGGTGAACACACATCAAAACGTACCTGTATTTTTGAATACGTATATTTTGCACGTCCTGATTCAAACATAGACGGAATTCCTGTAACTCTTGCCAGAGAAAAAATGGGTGAATGCCTTGCAAAAGAAAGCGGAGTGCCGGCAGATGTTGTAATAGGTGTTCCGGACTCAGGTCTGGGAGCTGCACAAGGATATGCAAAAGCTGCAGGTATTCCTTATGCCAGCGGAATCGTAAAAAACAAGTACATCGGCCGAACCTTTATTGCCCCTACCCAGCAGGAACGGGAAAACATGGTTTTCGTAAAGCTCAATGCAGTACGCTCTGTTGTTGACGGAAAGCGTGTCGTTGTTATTGATGACTCGATTGTCCGCGGAACTACAAGCCGCCGTCTTGTTCAGATTTTACGCCGTGCAGGTGCAAAAGAAGTACACTTCCGTATTTCTTCACCGCCTGTAAAATTTCCGTGCTACTTCGGAATCAATACTCCTACCAGAAATGAACTTATTTCAAGTCAGCACAATGAAGAACAGATTTGTAAAGAAATAGGAGCAGATTCCCTTGCCTTTATCAGTGCAGAAGGAATGCTGGAAGCCTGCCGTGAATGCAATCCGGAACAGTACGGTTTCTGCAAAGGCTGCTTTACAGGAGAGTATCCTATTTCCGTACCGGGCGAACTTAACGGTAAGCCCTGCAAAAACTAA
- the crcB gene encoding fluoride efflux transporter CrcB translates to MLNCLVVALGGGIGACLRYLIGLIPLKEPFTFPIKTLVINLLGCFVIGLIAALAVKNSSLSPKSVLFIKTGLCGGFTTFSTFALETETLIKTGHIGLALLYIALSVVVGVGLVFAGQVVVGK, encoded by the coding sequence ATGTTGAATTGTTTAGTAGTAGCTTTGGGCGGTGGAATCGGTGCCTGCCTCAGATATCTGATAGGTCTGATTCCCCTCAAAGAACCATTTACCTTTCCGATAAAGACTCTTGTGATAAATCTTCTTGGCTGTTTTGTTATCGGACTTATTGCAGCACTTGCCGTAAAGAATAGTTCGCTTTCACCAAAGAGTGTACTTTTTATAAAGACCGGCTTGTGCGGAGGCTTTACGACTTTTTCGACCTTTGCCTTAGAAACAGAGACTCTTATTAAGACAGGACATATTGGACTTGCGCTTCTTTATATTGCACTGAGCGTGGTTGTAGGAGTAGGGCTGGTATTTGCAGGGCAAGTGGTCGTAGGGAAGTAG
- a CDS encoding YiiX/YebB-like N1pC/P60 family cysteine hydrolase produces the protein MNQTYQKAIIETTEKYSHVGIYFDGMLYHASRKRGVAKQNPEEYLAEEKHEVFIYRYPEIDAEIIRERAERYLGCKYNHSFYPDNGKFYCSQYISEILLIFDIIPMKFGDSENEISDYWKKYYEELRVPVPVGKPGTNPGQLAKSEWLKYVGKFDG, from the coding sequence ATGAATCAGACTTATCAAAAAGCAATTATCGAAACAACAGAAAAATATAGTCACGTTGGAATCTACTTTGACGGAATGCTTTACCATGCTTCACGAAAAAGGGGCGTGGCAAAACAGAATCCTGAAGAATATCTTGCCGAAGAAAAACATGAAGTTTTCATTTACCGCTACCCGGAAATTGATGCCGAAATCATCAGGGAGAGGGCAGAGAGATATTTGGGTTGTAAATATAATCATTCCTTCTATCCAGACAATGGAAAGTTTTACTGTTCTCAATACATTTCAGAAATCCTTCTGATTTTTGATATTATCCCGATGAAGTTTGGTGATAGTGAAAATGAAATTTCTGATTACTGGAAGAAGTATTACGAGGAATTAAGAGTGCCGGTTCCTGTAGGTAAGCCGGGCACAAATCCCGGTCAGCTTGCAAAGTCTGAATGGTTGAAATATGTCGGTAAATTTGATGGATAG
- a CDS encoding radical SAM mobile pair protein A: MSICIKDQIQNMNLVIGCTVGCPYCYARNNTRRYHIIDDFEKPQFFQGKLRMMEKKKPQNFLLTGMSDLSGWHEEWREEVFKKIAENPQHQFLFLTKRPDLLSFETNLDNAWFGVTVTRKSELWRIDALRSNVRAKHYHVTFEPLFDDPGKVDLTGIDWIVVGTMTGAKSRTVKTDSGWVYSLTEQAHELNIPVFWKEDLVPIMGEEMIQEMPDAFNKVLEEQRIWNNQKSK; this comes from the coding sequence ATGAGTATCTGTATTAAAGATCAGATTCAGAACATGAATCTTGTTATAGGGTGCACTGTTGGATGTCCGTACTGCTATGCCAGAAACAATACGAGGCGTTATCACATCATAGATGATTTTGAAAAGCCACAGTTTTTTCAAGGCAAGCTTCGTATGATGGAAAAGAAAAAGCCGCAGAATTTTCTGCTGACCGGTATGAGCGATCTCTCGGGCTGGCATGAGGAATGGCGAGAGGAAGTCTTTAAAAAGATAGCAGAGAATCCTCAGCACCAGTTTCTTTTTCTTACCAAACGACCGGATCTTCTGTCTTTTGAAACAAATCTTGATAATGCATGGTTTGGCGTTACAGTTACGAGAAAGTCTGAGTTATGGCGTATTGATGCACTGCGGAGCAATGTAAGGGCAAAGCATTATCATGTGACCTTTGAGCCTTTGTTCGATGATCCGGGTAAGGTTGATCTTACAGGCATTGACTGGATTGTGGTGGGAACTATGACAGGTGCAAAGAGCAGGACTGTTAAAACAGATTCCGGGTGGGTTTATTCATTGACAGAACAGGCTCATGAACTGAACATTCCTGTATTCTGGAAAGAAGATCTTGTTCCGATTATGGGAGAAGAAATGATACAGGAAATGCCGGATGCTTTTAACAAAGTGCTGGAGGAACAGAGAATATGGAACAACCAGAAATCAAAGTAA
- a CDS encoding radical SAM mobile pair system MarR family transcriptional regulator: MKTNGGFLVTKIKQLGDRIFERILAKKNIDAFNGAQGRILYVLWQEDGVPIKIISEKSGLAITSLTTMLERMEKNGLISRKTDEADKRKTLLFLTDKTKELKEAYDSVSNEMGNIYYRDFTDKEILQFEEYLNRIRVNLEEWSDK; the protein is encoded by the coding sequence ATGAAGACAAATGGTGGATTTCTTGTTACAAAAATAAAACAGCTGGGTGATCGTATATTTGAAAGGATACTGGCAAAAAAAAACATTGATGCATTTAACGGAGCTCAGGGAAGGATTCTGTATGTCTTATGGCAGGAAGATGGCGTTCCTATTAAAATTATTTCCGAGAAAAGCGGACTTGCAATTACTTCACTTACGACCATGCTTGAGCGGATGGAAAAAAACGGACTGATAAGCCGCAAAACGGATGAAGCTGATAAGAGAAAAACTCTTCTGTTCCTCACAGATAAAACCAAAGAACTTAAAGAAGCTTATGACTCCGTATCCAATGAGATGGGGAATATTTATTATCGTGATTTTACGGATAAAGAGATTCTTCAGTTTGAAGAGTATCTTAACCGCATCAGGGTAAACCTTGAGGAATGGAGTGACAAATGA
- a CDS encoding DUF3737 family protein, with protein sequence MQCNRHTKVCGKIDSVKNPLAGKITADSIGQIIMEEEICDKSKTQIICKE encoded by the coding sequence ATGCAGTGTAACCGCCACACTAAAGTATGCGGAAAAATCGACAGCGTAAAAAATCCTCTTGCAGGAAAAATCACAGCAGATTCAATCGGTCAGATAATTATGGAAGAAGAAATCTGCGATAAATCAAAAACGCAAATTATCTGCAAAGAATAA